In one Brassica oleracea var. oleracea cultivar TO1000 chromosome C9, BOL, whole genome shotgun sequence genomic region, the following are encoded:
- the LOC106317223 gene encoding uncharacterized protein LOC106317223, with product MEAREASGKGNCFEILRNLWRKLEQVQQAAQVEQAKHPSNGCREEKRFEKKYVRKKWVSSKEHMEPTSTFNLQKSSSLLITMDDAQREQGLYNNGETHSTSEQEEAAADGQGRCSGIKNKFKGDDDQEEGNTISEAGLNRAVLESDILGEEMIASESEEFLPLLEETETEEEGVVSNASRCNQWWNFKTRPRTSRGVRRHVQWSNKRKRNCMSFEETQCNRKILILAVEAITHQLDRLDVSMEEKSSYK from the exons AT GGAAGCGCGAGAAGCTAGTGGTAAAGGAAATTGCTTTGAGATACTTAGAAACCTGTGGAGAAAGCTAGAGCAGGTGCAACAAGCAGCACAAGTTGAACAAGCTAAACACCCTTCTAATGGTTGTCGAGAGGAAAAACGGTTTGAGAAGAAGTATGTCCGGAAGAAATGGGTGAGCAGCAAGGAGCACATGGAACCTACATCAACTTTTAATCTCCAAAAATCTTCGAGCTTATTAATTACTATGGATGATGCACAGAGGGAACAAGGGCTATATAACAATGGTGAAACTCATTCAACATCTGAGCAAGAAGAAGCAGCAGCAGATGGACAAGGCCGTTGCAGTGGAATAAAAAACAAGTTCAAGGGAGATGATGATCAAGAAGAAGGAAACACCATCTCTGAAGCTGGTTTGAACCGAGCCGTATTGGAATCTGATATTCTTGGTGAAGAGATGATTGCTTCCGAGTCTGAAGAATTTCTTCCTCTTCTCGAAGAGACTGAAACAGAAGAGGAGGGTGTTGTTTCTAATGCATCTAGGTGCAACCAGTGGTGGAATTTCAAAACTCGACCTCGTACGTCCAGAGGGGTAAGAAGACATGTTCAATGGAGCAACAAAAGGAAGAGAAACTGCATGTCGTTTGAAGAAACACAGTGCAACCGCAAGATCCTTATCCTCGCTGTTGAAGCAATTACACATCAATTGGATCGCTTAGACGTTAGCATGGAGGAGAAGAGCTCCTACAAGTAG
- the LOC106319025 gene encoding protein NETWORKED 4B, whose translation MRKHSIRESLKSFFEPHLHPDNAELLKGTKTEIDEKVKRILGIVESGDIEEDESKREVVAELVKEFYRDYESLYNQYGDLTGEIRNRVHGKGENESSSSSSDSDSDSDKKSKRNGRADNDMKQMEAANLEIADLKRKLETTLEEKEAEHQETLKKLKESEDIIGDLRLETDKLATENKELNQKLEATGEAESDLNQKLEREKQEKAALLNQLNDVQNALLEQEAGYNTLSQEHKQVNGLFQEREATIKKLTDDYKQAREMLEEYMSKLEETERRMQETGKDVTSREAEIEELQETVERLRNQVEMKGEEVENLMEKMNNIEVKLRLSNQKLRVTEQVLREREEELKSVEAKHLEKQALLQEKIAMTHETYGGLVKEMSERLNYRFQALSEKVEEKHGSFEETVVEAIKMVLKAKECVGEMKKEKEEMEKGKEEMEKKLEGQAREGEREKEELKESLLGLGEEKREAIRQLCVWTEHHRDRCEYLEEVLSKMVVARGQRRSQRA comes from the exons ATGAGAAAGCATAGCATCAGAGAATCCTTGAAATCTTTCTTTGAGCCTCATCTTCATCCTGATAATGCTGAATTGCTCAAAGGAACCAAAACTG AAATAGATGAAAAAGTGAAGAGAATCTTGGGAATTGTTGAGAGTGGTGACATTGAGGAAGATGAATCCAAAAGAGAAGTGGTCGCAGAGCTAGTGAAGGAATTCTACAGAGACTATGAGTCCTTGTATAACCAATACGGTGATCTCACGGGAGAGATCAGGAACAGAGTTCATGGTAAAGGTGAGAACGAGAGCTCTTCTTCAAGCTCAGACTCAGACTCTGACTCAGATAAGAAGAGCAAGAGAAACGGGCGTGCTGACAATGACATGAAACAGATGGAAGCTGCTAATCTTGAAATTGCTGATCTGAAAAGAAAGTTAGAAACAACTCTCGAAGAGAAGGAAGCAGAGCACCAAGAAACCTTGAAGAAGCTGAAGGAATCAGAAGACATCATTGGAGATCTGAGACTTGAAACCGACAAGCTAGCGACTGAGAACAAAGAACTAAACCAGAAACTGGAAGCTACTGGCGAGGCCGAATCCGATCTGAATCAGAAGCTAGAGAGAGAGAAGCAAGAGAAAGCGGCGCTGCTGAACCAGCTAAACGACGTGCAGAACGCATTGCTAGAGCAAGAAGCTGGCTACAACACGCTAAGCCAAGAGCACAAACAGGTCAACGGTCTGTTCCAAGAACGCGAAGCGACGATCAAGAAGCTGACGGATGATTACAAACAAGCCAGGGAGATGCTGGAAGAGTACATGTCGAAGCTGGAGGAGACGGAGAGGAGAATGCAAGAGACGGGCAAAGACGTAACATCGAGGGAGGCCGAGATCGAGGAGCTGCAAGAGACGGTGGAGAGGCTGCGCAACCAAGTGGAGATGAAAGGGGAAGAGGTCGAGAATCTGATGGAGAAGATGAATAACATCGAGGTGAAACTGCGTTTGTCGAACCAGAAACTGAGAGTGACGGAGCAAGTGCTGAGGGAGAGAGAAGAAGAGCTGAAGAGCGTAGAAGCTAAGCATTTGGAGAAACAAGCGTTGCTCCAGGAGAAGATCGCGATGACGCATGAAACGTATGGAGGTTTGGTCAAGGAGATGTCAGAGAGATTGAATTATCGGTTCCAGGCTCTGTCTGAAAAGGTTGAGGAGAAGCACGGAAGCTTTGAGGAGACGGTGGTTGAAGCGATAAAGATGGTTTTGAAGGCGAAGGAATGTGTGGGAGAGATGAAGAAGGAAAAGGAGGAGATGGAGAAGGGCAAAGAAGAGATGGAGAAGAAGCTTGAAGGTCAAGCAAGAGAAGGAGAACGAGAGAAGGAAGAGTTGAAAGAGTCATTGTTGGGGTTAGGGGAAGAGAAGAGGGAAGCGATAAGACAGTTATGTGTATGGACCGAACACCATAGAGACCGGTGTGAGTATCTTGAAGAGGTTTTGTCTAAAATGGTTGTGGCAAGAGGACAAAGACGGTCACAACGAGCTTAA
- the LOC106315559 gene encoding protein SEH1, which translates to MATKSMATLDSGTTCSSWNYSGHRLAGGSVDGTLSVYDSPVPSSYSSFTRSSKVRVSESSLVKIVWLPSEYGDAVACVCEDGSLSIWEEVSEDTHALEWKLCKSLMSKSSQVLDVQFGVSRKSLKMVAAYSDGFLRVFELLNPLELKNWQLQAEFQNVIDSLSALGKPSTLSASVSWNPMRSGEQEPSFVLAFNSDSPHLNSSKIWEFDEAHNRWLAVAELASPEDKGDPVYAVSWAPNIGRPYEVVAVATHKGIGIWQVGLAPDLDGRLPVKKAASLSGHQGEVWEMEWDMSGMSLATTGSDGMVRLWQSNLNGEWHEQAMLEPVSS; encoded by the exons ATGGCGACGAAATCGATGGCGACGCTAGATTCTGGCACCACCTGTTCCTCCTGGAACTACTCAGGCCACCGATTAGCCGGCGGATCCGTAGACGGAACCCTCTCCGTTTACGACTCTCCTGTTCCCTCTTCTTATTCCTCTTTCACTCGCAGTTCCAAAGTTAGGGTTAGCGAATCGAGTCTTGTAAAGATCGTCTGGCTGCCTTCGGAATACGGAGATGCAGTCGCCTGCGTTTGCGAAGACGGCAGCTTATCCATTTGGGAAGAGGTTTCCGAAG ACACGCATGCTCTTGAGTGGAAACTGTGTAAGAGTTTGATGAGCAAGTCTAGTCAAGTCCTCGATGTTCAGTTTGGGGTCTCCAGAAAGAGTCTAAAGATG GTTGCAGCATATTCTGATGGCTTCCTTAGGGTTTTTGAGCTCTTGAATCCTTTGGAATTAAAAAACTGGCAACTTCAG GCTGAGTTTCAGAATGTTATTGATTCTCTGTCGGCTCTCGGGAAACCATCAACGCTGTCTGCATCTGTTTCTTGGAATCCAATGAGGAGTGGAGAGCAAGAGCCCAGCTTTGTTTTAGCTTTCAACTCTGATTCTCCTCACCTTAATTCTTCCAAG ATATGGGAGTTTGACGAAGCTCATAACAGATGGCTGGCTGTAGCGGAATTAGCCTCACCAGAAGACAAAGGTGATCCTGTTTATGCTGTCTCATGGGCCCCAAATATTGGCCG ACCATACGAGGTTGTTGCTGTTGCAACACATAAAGGCATAGGGATATGGCAAGTTGGTCTAGCTCCTGACCTTGATGGAAGGCTTCCTGTAAAGAAGGCCGCATCGCTTTCTGGTCATCAAGGCGAG GTTTGGGAGATGGAATGGGACATGAGTGGCATGTCTTTAGCTACCACTGGAAGCGATGGGATGGTCAGATTGTGGCAGTCTAACTTGAATGGTGAGTGGCACGAACAGGCCATGCTCGAACCAGTTTCCTCCTGA